In Torulaspora globosa chromosome 1, complete sequence, a genomic segment contains:
- the YKU80 gene encoding ATP-dependent DNA helicase YKU80 (ancestral locus Anc_2.444) translates to MSAEATTFVVDVSPAMERDGHLSKVIAYLEYTLLDKCKRGRKTDWISCYLANCRYSKNSQSISNVYEAQEFVAPVTSTETLKLLRYLQFYGEETSGPRPSDDGGESADIESVESMVQCLLVSSLDMKEKFKTRKMLRQTVVFTADVDGLDLNEDEIDVLKEEFNSRLILIDCRKKTTTDSKDSDIEDSRWGTLVKAIPGSMVFDINDLLLEIALPKPAVVKPVRIFAGELRLGAEVTAIVPSSDCKGISPADDERCLCIKVEGYPATKRVSTLNRKLVFKDEQNGSKQCEPVKSVIEYEVHDDKADKRFTVAQQSIAKAYRYGSDYVVLPSTLDEQRYYRTSPGIDIRGFLDRTRLPRYMLNSESRFILPDTRSGSTADMATFSALVDTMLEHDKVCIVRYVAKCDSEVEMCMLCPLIMRDEHDEKVRTLILNRLPFAEDERVASFPRLTNRTTTSGKKIEDNQEAENSRIDALISNYIDSLDMDSPVKQDTDLASHYYLPLGQATKDSTLPLPGGEEENILLRGSNPFRVPAIHLHRQKQVLLEWIHQKLVIGSDELQMPEMPDVLREKIQPHYNDRRDEAGMAELVKLLNLKQTEKKFIAADEQYDLQDEAAENIPSLESILALGER, encoded by the coding sequence ATGTCAGCAGAAGCCACAACGTTCGTGGTGGACGTTTCGCCGGCCATGGAGCGAGATGGGCATCTCTCAAAGGTTATCGCCTATCTTGAGTACACTCTGTTGGATAAGTGCAAAAGAGGACGCAAAACTGACTGGATCAGTTGCTACTTAGCAAACTGTCGTTATTCCAAAAATTCACAGTCGATTTCGAACGTTTATGAAGCACAGGAATTTGTTGCTCCTGTTACGTCAACCGAGACGCTCAAGCTTTTAAGATATTTGCAGTTTTATGGTGAGGAGACTTCGGGACCCAGACCTTCCGATGATGGAGGTGAGAGTGCCGACATTGAATCAGTCGAATCTATGGTTCAATGTTTGCTAGTGTCATCTTTAGATATGAAAGAAAAGTTCAAGACGCGCAAAATGCTGAGACAAACTGTTGTCTTCACCGCTGATGTGGATGGGCTCGATCTGAATGAGGACGAGATTGATGTATTAAAAGAGGAATTCAACTCAAGACTCATATTGATTGATTGTAGAAAAAAGACAACGACCGACTCGAAGGACAGTGATATCGAGGATAGCAGATGGGGTACTCTCGTGAAGGCGATTCCAGGCTCTATGGTTTTTGACATTAATGATTTGCTTCTGGAAATAGCTTTGCCCAAACCCGCGGTTGTCAAGCCAGTACGAATTTTCGCCGGGGAGCTGAGACTTGGTGCAGAGGTAACCGCTATAGTCCCGTCTAGTGACTGCAAAGGCATTTCACCTGCCGATGATGAACGCTGCTTGTGTATCAAGGTGGAAGGTTATCCGGCTACCAAGCGTGTGTCGACGTTGAATAGGAAACTGGTGTTTAAGGACGAGCAAAATGGCTCGAAGCAATGTGAGCCCGTAAAGTCTGTGATAGAGTATGAGGTTCACGATGATAAAGCAGACAAACGATTCACGGTTGCTCAGCAATCCATAGCTAAGGCGTACCGGTATGGCTCAGACTATGTCGTCCTGCCGTCGACCCTCGACGAACAAAGATACTATAGGACATCTCCCGGCATAGACATAAGAGGTTTTCTAGATCGGACGCGACTGCCCCGATATATGCTGAATTCTGAGTCCCGGTTCATTCTGCCAGATACCAGATCTGGATCAACCGCTGACATGGCCACTTTCAGCGCGCTTGTTGATACCATGCTAGAGCATGACAAGGTATGCATCGTTCGCTACGTTGCAAAGTGCGATTCTGAAGTCGAAATGTGTATGCTATGTCCACTTATAATGCGCGATGAGCACGATGAAAAGGTTCGTACATTGATATTGAACAGGTTACCATTTgcagaggatgaaagagtGGCTAGCTTCCCGAGGCTCACGAATAGAACCACTACTTCTGGTAAGAAAATAGAAGACAATCAGGAAGCAGAAAATTCCAGGATTGATGCTCTGATATCCAATTACATCGATTCTCTTGACATGGATTCTCCTGTCAAGCAGGACACCGACCTGGCTAGTCACTACTATTTGCCTCTGGGGCAAGCCACTAAGGACAGCACCTTACCGTTGCCCGGTGGCGAAGAGGAAAACATTCTCCTAAGAGGTAGCAACCCCTTCAGGGTGCCGGCCATCCATTTGCACAGGCAAAAGCAGGTCTTACTTGAATGGATCCACCAGAAGTTGGTAATTGGGTCCGATGAACTTCAGATGCCGGAAATGCCCGATGTTCTGAGAGAAAAAATACAACCCCATTACAACGACAGGAGAGATGAGGCAGGTATGGCAGAATTAGtaaagctgctgaacctAAAGCAGactgagaagaagtttataGCCGCTGACGAGCAATATGATCtacaagatgaagcagcagaaaacATACCATCCCTAGAGTCCATCCTAGCGCTTGGAGAACGGTAG
- the ILV2 gene encoding acetolactate synthase catalytic subunit (ancestral locus Anc_2.441): MIRQATTKQFAARRCLQQIAARPAVYGTFRCYSSASRNYSASVASAPSSDRRPEPAPCFNVDPAAEQPSKLSQKLRADPHMDSSFIGLTGGQIFHEMMIRHNVDTIFGYPGGAILPVYDAIHDSKAFNFVLPRHEQGAGHMAEGYARASGKPGVVLVTSGPGATNVVTPMADALADGVPMVVFTGQVSTSAIGTDAFQEADVVGISRSCTKWNVMVRSIEELPRRINEAFEISVSGRPGPVLVDLPKDVTAAILKNPIPTKTTLPSTSLAQITKRALDEATNEKLARAADLLNKAKKPVLYVGAGILNNPDGPRLLKELSERAQIPVTTTLQGLGAFDQEDPKSLDMLGMHGSATANLAMQHADLILAVGARFDDRVTGSISKFAPEARRAALENRGGIVHFEITPKNISKVVETQVAVQGDAAVNIEKLLPLVFPVKERTEWFASITEWKEKYPYAYQKETPGSKIKPQTVIARLSDLANKSDKEVIVTTGVGQHQMWAAQHWTWKNPRSFITSGGLGTMGYGLPAAIGAQVAKPDALVIDIDGDASFNMTLMELTSAVQANAPVKILLLNNEEQGMVTQWQSLFYEHRYSHTHQLNPDFVKLAEAMGLKGLRLSKQEDMDATLKEFIETEGPVLLEVIVEPKVPVLPMVPAGKGLDEFINFDPKVEEEQTALRHERTGGQY; this comes from the coding sequence ATGATCAGACAGGCTACAACTAAACAATTTGCAGCAAGACGCTGCTTACAGCAGATAGCAGCACGCCCCGCTGTATATGGCACATTTCGCTGCTACAGCTCGGCGTCCCGCAATTACAGTGCATCAGTAGCGAGCGCTCCATCTAGTGACAGGAGGCCTGAACCGGCTCCCTGTTTTAACgttgatccagcagcagagcAGCCCTCAAAGCTTAGTCAAAAGCTTCGGGCTGATCCCCATATGGACAGTTCGTTCATTGGTTTGACCGGCGGTCAGATATTTCATGAGATGATGATTAGACACAACGTTGACACCATCTTTGGTTACCCTGGTGGTGCCATCCTGCCAGTGTACGACGCCATCCACGACAGTAAAGCTTTCAACTTTGTCCTACCAAGACATGAACAAGGTGCTGGTCACATGGCCGAGGGTTACGCTAGAGCTTCTGGTAAACCTGGTGTCGTCTTGGTGACTTCAGGTCCAGGTGCGACAAATGTGGTTACTCCTATGGCCGACGCCCTTGCGGACGGTGTCCCAATGGTCGTGTTCACCGGTCAGGTGTCTACCTCGGCCATCGGTACTGACGCCTTCCAGGAGGCCGATGTCGTTGGAATCTCAAGATCGTGCACCAAGTGGAATGTGATGGTTAGATCAATCGAAGAGCTTCCTCGACGTATCAACGAAGCATTTGAGATCTCCGTGAGCGGCAGACCAGGTCCCGTCTTGGTTGATCTGCCCAAGGATGTCACAGCGGCTATCCTAAAGAATCCAATTCCAACAAAGACCACTCTCCCATCTACTTCATTGGCTCAAATAACCAAACGTGCTCTTGACGAAGCAACCAATGAAAAGCTAGCGCGAGCTGCCGATTTGCTAAACAAGGCCAAAAAACCGGTACTTTACGTCGGTGCTGGTATTTTGAACAACCCCGATGGTCCCAGAttgttgaaggaattgagcGAACGTGCTCAAATACCAGTCACAACCACTCTACAGGGTCTTGGTGCCTTTGATCAAGAGGATCCAAAGTCTCTAGATATGTTGGGTATGCACGGCTCTGCTACCGCCAACCTGGCGATGCAACATGCTGATTTGATTCTAGCAGTTGGTGCCAGATTTGACGACCGTGTCACCGGTAGCATCAGCAAGTTTGCCCCAGAGGCCCGTCGTGCTGCTTTAGAGAACAGGGGTGGTATTGTACACTTTGAAATTACGCCAAAGAACATCAGTAAGGTCGTAGAGACCCAAGTAGCAGTCCAAGGTGATGCAGCAGTAAACATCGAAAAATTGCTTCCCTTAGTCTTCCCCGTTAAGGAGAGAACCGAATGGTTTGCAAGTATCACTGAATGGAAGGAGAAGTACCCATATGCCTACCAGAAGGAAACTCCAGGGTCCAAGATCAAACCACAAACAGTCATCGCTAGACTATCTGATCTAGCCAACAAAAGTGACAAAGAAGTTATCGTGACCACCGGTGTCGGTCAACATCAAATGTGGGCTGCCCAACACTGGACTTGGAAAAACCCTCGCTCTTTTATCACCTCTGGTGGTTTAGGTACCATGGGCTACGGTTTGCCTGCAGCTATCGGTGCTCAAGTCGCAAAACCGGATGCCTTGGTCATCGATATCGATGGTGATGCCTCTTTCAACATGACCTTGATGGAGCTAACCTCTGCTGTCCAAGCCAACGCCCCAGTTAAGATCTTGCTGCTAAACAACGAAGAGCAAGGCATGGTCACTCAATGGCAGTCACTATTCTACGAACACCGTTACTCTCACACCCATCAATTGAACCCAGATTTCGTGAAGCTTGCCGAGGCCATGGGCTTGAAGGGTCTACGTTTATCTAAGCAAGAAGATATGGATGCcactttgaaagaatttATCGAAACTGAGGGTCCAGTCTTGTTGGAAGTCATTGTTGAACCAAAGGTGCCTGTTCTGCCAATGGTTCCAGCAGGCAAGGGGCTGGACGAATTCATAAATTTCGACCCTAAAGTTGAGGAGGAGCAGACTGCTCTTCGTCACGAACGCACTGGAGGTCAATATTAA
- a CDS encoding uncharacterized protein (ancestral locus Anc_2.445) yields MSLAVETVVTEPYNDQKPGTSGLRKKTKIFMEKPHYTENFIQSILDAIPEGCKDATLVVGGDGRYYNDVILQKIAAISAANGVRKLVVGHNGLLSTPAASHIIRTYQDKSLKKVTGGIILTASHNPGGPENDIGIKYNLANGGPAPESVTNAIWEVSKKLTSYKIVKDFPTIDLSTLGEKSYGPLVIDVVDTTKAYVEFLREIFDFDLIKKFVDSQRKTKNWKLLFDGLNGVTGPYGKAIFVDELGLPENEVLQNYHPKPDFGGIHPDPNLTYARTLVDRVDKEKIEFGAASDGDGDRNMIYGYGPAFVSPGDSVAIIAEYAKEIPYFAKQGIYGLARSFPTSGAIDRVAAKQGLKCYEVPTGWKFFCALFDAKKLSICGEESFGTGSNHVREKDGMWAIIAWLNILAIYNKHNPEKEASIKTVQEEFWLKYGRTFFTRYDYEHVSSEKAKDIVKHLEKFVNTPNVVTSKFPTDETLTVEAAGDFQYTDLDGSVSANQGLYVKLSNGARFVVRLSGTGSSGATIRLYIERYTDDKSKYGQTAEEFLRPVIDSVVEFLKFEEVLGYSEPTVKT; encoded by the coding sequence ATGTCTCTAGCAGTAGAAACGGTTGTTACCGAGCCTTACAATGACCAAAAGCCAGGTACTTCGGGGCTTCGTAAGAAAACAAAGATCTTCATGGAGAAGCCACACTATACTGAGAATTTCATTCAGTCTATACTCGATGCAATCCCTGAAGGCTGTAAGGATGCCACTTTGGTGGTAGGAGGAGATGGTCGTTACTATAACGATGTCATTTTGCAGAAGATTGCAGCAATCTCGGCGGCCAATGGCGTTCGCAAGTTAGTTGTTGGGCACAACGGTCTATTATCTACGCCTGCTGCTTCCCATATAATCAGAACATATCAGGATAAGAGTCTTAAGAAGGTAACAGGTGGTATTATCTTGACCGCATCTCACAATCCTGGTGGCCCTGAAAATGACATTGGTATCAAGTACAACTTGGCTAATGGTGGCCCCGCTCCGGAGTCCGTCACTAATGCAATCTGGGAAGTGTCTAAGAAATTGACATCCTATaagatcgtcaaagatTTTCCAACTATTGATTTGAGCACTCTGGGGGAAAAATCATATGGTCCTCTTGTCATCGATGTCGTCGACACAACAAAGGCGTACGTCGAATTCCTTCGCGAAATTTTCGACTtcgatttgatcaagaagtttgtCGACTCCCAGAGGAAAAccaagaactggaaatTGCTCTTTGACGGGCTCAATGGTGTCACCGGTCCCTACGGAAAAGCAATTTTCGTCGACGAATTGGGATTACCTGAGAACGAAGTCCTGCAAAACTATCACCCCAAGCCCGATTTCGGCGGTATTCACCCAGATCCCAATTTAACATATGCTCGTACTTTGGTCGACAGAGTTGACAAGGAGAAAATAGAGTTTGGTGCAGCTTCCGATGGTGATGGTGATAGAAACATGATTTACGGTTATGGGCCTGCCTTCGTCTCACCTGGTGACTCCGTCGCCATCATAGCTGAGTACGCCAAGGAAATCCCATACTTTGCAAAACAGGGTATTTATGGTTTGGCTCGCTCCTTCCCAACATCCGGCGCAATTGACAGAGTTGCTGCCAAGCAAGGTCTGAAGTGCTACGAAGTTCCAACGGGATGGAAGTTTTTCTGTGCTTTGTTCGACGCCAAGAAGTTGTCAATTTGCGGTGAAGAATCATTTGGCACAGGTTCCAATCACGTTAGAGAAAAAGATGGTATGTGGGCTATTATCGCCTGGTTGAATATCCTGGCCATTTACAATAAGCACAATCCAGAAAAGGAAGCCTCTATCAAGACAGTTCAGGAAGAATTCTGGCTCAAGTACGGTCGGACTTTCTTCACACGTTACGATTATGAGCATGTGAGTTCCGAGAAAGCCAAAGACATCGTCAagcatcttgaaaaattcgtGAATACGCCGAATGTGGTTACCTCCAAGTTCCCAACAGATGAAACCCTGACTGTTGAGGCAGCGGGCGACTTCCAGTACACCGATTTAGACGGTTCGGTTTCCGCCAACCAGGGTTTGTATGTCAAGCTATCAAACGGTGCAAGGTTCGTGGTGAGATTGTCCGGTACAGGTTCTTCCGGTGCCACTATCAGACTTTACATCGAAAGGTACACGGACGACAAGAGCAAATATGGTCAAACTGCCGAAGAGTTCTTAAGACCCGTGATCGATTCCGTCGTtgagttcttgaagttcgaAGAGGTGCTCGGTTACTCAGAACCAACGGTGAAGACCTAG
- the PMU1 gene encoding putative phosphomutase (ancestral locus Anc_2.442) — translation MPFTALPGYFRAFESADSEGVDSRAVDHLELVAHDSWRDLHSQIPADTDTHHYKLVVLARHGQGYHNAALLRYGLEAWEDHWSFLVGDEYGDWLDSKLTALGKEQVEKTGLQVLAPMVGHIEALPDVFFTSPMRRCLETFIGSWGDIFRRNNEYLKDSTIPVQVVENLRERLGEHTCDKRVPHSEVVGEYQHYATDGGNVINWHYEPGYPEEDELWFEDYRETDAELDERLHTGLSQIFGQLNSDQRFISITCHSGVIQSILRNLSHPPVRNLDTGKVVCVVVKINVNRLKGASHL, via the coding sequence ATGCCCTTCACAGCCCTGCCGGGATATTTTCGAGCCTTCGAATCTGCCGACTCCGAGGGGGTGGACTCGAGAGCCGTCGACCACTTGGAATTAGTCGCACACGACTCGTGGAGAGATCTTCACAGCCAGATACCGGCTGATACAGACACACACCACTACAAGCTAGTTGTGCTGGCGAGACACGGCCAAGGGTATCACAACGCCGCTCTTTTGCGATATGGCTTGGAAGCGTGGGAGGACCACTGGTCTTTTCTAGTCGGTGACGAGTACGGCGATTGGCTCGATTCGAAGTTGACAGCTCTCGGAAAGGAGCAAGTCGAAAAGACGGGACTCCAGGTGTTGGCTCCCATGGTTGGTCACATCGAGGCGTTGCCCGatgttttcttcacctCGCCTATGAGACGATGTCTCGAGACCTTCATTGGGTCGTGGGGAGACATCTTTCGCAGGAACAACGAATATCTCAAGGACAGTACAATCCCCGTGCAGGTGGTAGAAAACCTCAGGGAAAGGCTGGGCGAACATACTTGCGACAAAAGAGTTCCCCACTCAGAGGTTGTCGGCGAGTACCAGCACTACGCGACTGATGGCGGAAATGTAATAAACTGGCATTACGAGCCCGGCTACCCCGAGGAAGATGAACTCTGGTTCGAGGACTACAGAGAAACGGATGCCGAACTAGACGAACGGTTGCACACGGGTCTTTCGCAGATCTTCGGCCAATTGAACTCCGATCAAAGGTTTATTTCCATTACTTGCCACTCCGGCGTGATACAAAGTATCCTTCGTAACCTGAGCCATCCGCCAGTGAGAAACCTGGACACAGGGAAAGTCGTCTGCGTAGTGGTCAAGATAAACGTGAACAGACTCAAAGGTGCATCGCACTTGTGA
- the YPK1 gene encoding serine/threonine protein kinase YPK1 (ancestral locus Anc_2.446), with translation MSYWKFSKFKFGKSKEERQAKEAEKEKKDKDKKEESEKGIDSKLFHFEHGSSDWGDQNLTVNSSDLSRSSIDRKETIVPSPASMAPVRLSHDASSTASTVRDELTEENEDVSSPRASHSRERVADISTTSETTAAPVATHANNATSTAGMMTIKVYNGEGFRLPFPITSNEQILSKLLSSGITAERTSLALEVDSVASQLSRIQLQKQGSSGENLLPEDQCTNFVPATILLPGSDDLNPLLYFTIEFDNTVATIEPEYGTMAQPVFNKISTFDVTRRLPFLKIDVFVRIPSILLPSKVWQQEVAAHNEGLKTILDQINSNQDIHLDSFHLPVNLKIDSAANIRLFNHHWITLDNGWGKINLSVDYKPTRNKALSIDDFDLLKVIGKGSFGKVMQVRKKDTQKIYALKAIRKAYIVSKSEVTHTLAERTVLARVDCPFIVPLKFSFQSPEKLYLVLAFINGGELFYHLQKEGRFDLSRSRFYTAELLCALETLHNLDVIYRDLKPENILLDYQGHIALCDFGLCKLNMKDKDKTDTFCGTPEYLAPELLLGQGYSKAVDWWTLGVLLYEMLTGLPPYYDEDVPKMYKKILQEPLRFPDGFDRDAKDLLIGLLSRDPKRRLGYNGAEEIKRHPFFCQLSWKRLLMKGYIPPYKPPVTSAIDTSNFDQEFTREKPIDSLVDEFLSESVQKQFGGWTYVGSEQLGSSMIQGRSIR, from the coding sequence ATGAGTTATTGGAAGTTTTCCAAATTCAAGTTTGGTAAATCCAAGGAAGAAAGGCAGGCAAAAGAGgctgagaaagagaagaaggacaaagacaagaaagaggaatCCGAAAAAGGCATTGATAGCAAGCTATTTCACTTTGAACATGGTTCGTCCGATTGGGGGGATCAGAACTTAACTGTGAACAGTTCTGATCTCAGTCGGTCGTCAATTGATAGAAAGGAAACTATCGTGCCATCGCCTGCATCGATGGCGCCGGTGCGATTGTCGCATGATGCTTCATCCACTGCCTCGACCGTAAGGGATGAATTAACTGAGGAGAATGAGGATGTCAGCTCTCCGCGGGCTTCCCATTCCAGAGAAAGAGTTGCGGATATCTCGACAACAAGCGAAACAACAGCTGCACCGGTGGCAACGCATGCCAACAATGCTACATCTACAGCTGGGATGATGACCATAAAGGTGTACAACGGTGAGGGATTCAGATTGCCATTTCCAATCACGTCAAATGAACAGATTCTGAGCAAATTACTAAGCTCTGGTATAACTGCAGAACGTACGAGCTTGGCGCTGGAGGTAGATTCTGTAGCCTCACAGCTTTCACGCattcaattgcagaagCAGGGTTCTAGTGGTGAGAACCTGTTGCCGGAAGATCAATGTACTAATTTCGTTCCAGCGACCATTTTGTTGCCTGGTTCTGACGACTTAAACCCGCTATTGTACTTCACTATCGAGTTCGACAACACGGTGGCCACCATTGAGCCTGAATATGGGACCATGGCACAACCTGTCTTTAACAAGATCTCGACGTTTGATGTGACAAGGAGACTGCcattcttgaagattgaTGTTTTTGTGAGAATTCCGTCTATCTTACTTCCATCTAAAGTATGGCAACAAGAAGTGGCTGCGCACAATGAAGGACTTAAGACGATCCTTGATCAAATAAACTCCAACCAGGATATTCATTTAGATTCCTTTCACTTACCTgtgaatttgaagatcgaTTCGGCTGCAAATATCAGATTATTTAACCATCATTGGATCACTTTGGATAATGGTTGGGGCAAAATCAATCTAAGTGTCGATTATAAGCCTACAAGAAACAAGGCCTTATCGATTGACGACTTCGATCTACTGAAGGTCATCGGGAAGGGATCTTTCGGGAAAGTTATGCAAGTTAGAAAGAAGGACACTCAAAAGATTTacgctttgaaagcaatcAGAAAAGCATATATCGTCTCCAAATCTGAAGTCACCCACACTTTGGCCGAAAGAACTGTCTTGGCTCGTGTCGATTGTCCCTTTATCGTTCCGCTAAAATTCTCTTTTCAGTCACCAGAAAAGCTATATCTGGTCCTGGCCTTTATAAACGGTGGCGAATTGTTTTATCACTTACAGAAAGAGGGGAGGTTCGATCTTTCCCGTTCAAGATTCTACACGGCCGAGTTGCTGTGCGCTCTGGAGACCCTACACAACCTCGATGTCATATATCGTGATCTGAAACCAGAGAatatccttcttgattaCCAGGGGCATATTGCGCTGTGTGATTTCGGATTGTGTAAGCTCAACATGAAAGACAAGGATAAAACAGATACGTTCTGTGGCACTCCGGAGTATCTGGCTCCAGAGCTCTTACTAGGACAGGGATATTCGAAAGCGGTAGACTGGTGGACTCTTGGGGTCCTGCTATACGAGATGTTAACTGGTCTCCCACCATACTACGATGAAGACGTGCCCAAGATGTACAAGAAAATTCTGCAGGAACCGCTAAGGTTCCCGGACGGGTTTGACAGGGACGCAAAAGACTTGCTAATCGGCTTGCTAAGCCGTGACCCCAAGAGAAGACTGGGATACAACGGAGCagaggagatcaagagacATCCTTTTTTCTGTCAATTGTCGTGGAAACGTCTTCTCATGAAAGGCTACATTCCCCCATATAAGCCCCCCGTAACGAGCGCGATCGATACCAGCaactttgatcaagaatTCACAAGGGAAAAACCAATTGACAGCTTGGTTGATGAGTTTTTGAGCGAAAGTGTTCAGAAACAGTTTGGCGGATGGACTTACGTCGGAAGTGAACAATTAGGTAGCTCCATGATTCAAGGCAGGAGCATAAGATGA
- the SPG4 gene encoding Spg4p (ancestral locus Anc_2.443) → MGFWDSFEVYNRKKHAKDVSMLGTNHSNLGQGQGKTGYMYSHEYYGPAKKKAMEESGIISEAGTADMRKSSVSSESSGESSTKLMMGEDQPHMVDISKLTQNEFKRLYEGMRKGEPDNRVNF, encoded by the coding sequence ATGGGATTTTGGGATTCGTTTGAAGTATACAACAGGAAAAAGCACGCGAAGGACGTTAGCATGCTCGGGACCAACCATTCAAATCTGGGCCAGGGACAGGGCAAGACCGGGTACATGTATTCGCACGAGTACTACGGGCCcgcgaagaagaaagccatGGAGGAGTCGGGAATTATCAGTGAGGCAGGAACTGCAGATATGAGAAAAAGCTCCGTTTCCTCGGAGTCCTCTGGGGAAAGTAGTACCAAACTGATGATGGGCGAGGACCAGCCTCACATGGTTGACATCTCCAAGCTAACCCAGAACGAGTTTAAGCGATTGTACGAAGGCATGAGGAAGGGCGAGCCTGATAACAGGGTGAACTTCTAA